A single Saccharolobus shibatae B12 DNA region contains:
- a CDS encoding phosphorylase family protein — MVYGEIFENKELRKKALREEIGIEEEEEVPERIVVTPLPLITLFPKDFEENLKKLGISIRKLEPKDMLLKPFGGNLLLEKGKNKGLIAFIGRGLIEFTDRLRLLISLENIKDLLFTGLAGSLSEEIITGDINIPKYLIPFENVSSFYANPSVATPKADEDIWKEVYDYATKTKVKVHSGLHATVMFFYSETIEFLNYLKNVGVSTIDMELSAFYTISNLYNKRAVGVLRITDMPLIEHYFSEMFAELAKKKREDSVASIFEIVLKFFKMI; from the coding sequence ATGGTTTATGGTGAAATATTTGAAAATAAAGAGCTCAGAAAGAAGGCTTTAAGAGAAGAAATAGGGATAGAAGAAGAGGAGGAAGTACCAGAGAGGATAGTTGTTACACCTTTACCTCTCATAACGCTATTTCCAAAGGACTTTGAAGAGAACCTTAAGAAACTCGGAATTTCGATTAGAAAACTGGAACCAAAAGACATGCTGCTTAAACCCTTTGGGGGAAACTTACTATTAGAGAAGGGTAAGAATAAGGGATTAATAGCCTTTATTGGTAGGGGGTTGATAGAGTTCACAGATAGGTTAAGACTATTAATAAGTTTAGAGAATATCAAAGACCTATTATTTACCGGGCTTGCTGGATCACTTTCTGAGGAAATTATAACGGGGGATATAAATATACCTAAATATCTTATCCCGTTTGAAAACGTGAGTTCCTTTTACGCAAACCCATCGGTAGCTACACCAAAAGCTGATGAAGACATTTGGAAAGAGGTTTACGATTATGCTACTAAGACAAAGGTTAAAGTACATTCTGGCCTTCACGCGACCGTTATGTTCTTCTATTCTGAGACCATAGAATTTCTAAATTATTTGAAAAATGTGGGTGTTTCTACAATAGACATGGAACTCAGTGCTTTTTACACAATCTCTAACCTTTACAATAAGAGGGCCGTAGGGGTTTTAAGGATTACTGATATGCCGCTCATAGAACACTATTTTTCAGAAATGTTCGCAGAGTTAGCTAAAAAGAAGAGAGAAGATTCTGTGGCATCGATCTTCGAAATTGTTTTAAAGTTCTTCAAAATGATTTAA
- the asd gene encoding aspartate-semialdehyde dehydrogenase has protein sequence MRRTLKAAILGSTGLVGIEYVRMLASHPYIKVGYLAGKGSVGKPYEEVVRWQTVGQVPKEIADMEVKPTDPKLMDDVDIIFSPLPQGAAGPVEEEFAKHGFPVISNSPDHRFDPDVPLLIPEINPHTISLIDKQRERRDWRGFIVTTPLCTAQGAAIPLAPIYMNFRIDSSLITTIQSLSGAGYPGIPSLDVVDNVLPLGDNYDNKTVKEISRILSETKRMVNDDNDLSLGATTHRIATIHGHYEVIYVTFKEDVSVENIIETLDSFRGEPQKLKLPTAPDKPILLTNQDARPQVYFDRWAGDPPGMSVVVGRLSQINRRTIRLVSVIHNTVRGAAGGGILAAELLVEKGYIDKR, from the coding sequence ATGAGGAGAACACTTAAAGCAGCAATTTTAGGGTCAACAGGGTTAGTTGGAATAGAATACGTTAGAATGTTAGCGAGTCATCCATACATCAAAGTGGGATATCTGGCCGGAAAAGGTTCGGTAGGTAAACCGTATGAAGAAGTTGTAAGATGGCAAACTGTAGGTCAAGTTCCAAAGGAAATAGCTGACATGGAAGTAAAACCAACTGACCCAAAATTAATGGATGATGTGGATATTATATTTTCCCCCTTACCGCAAGGTGCTGCTGGCCCAGTAGAAGAGGAATTCGCAAAGCACGGGTTCCCAGTAATTAGTAATTCTCCAGACCATAGATTTGATCCTGACGTACCATTGTTGATACCTGAAATAAACCCCCACACGATATCACTTATTGATAAGCAAAGGGAAAGGCGCGATTGGAGGGGATTTATAGTTACTACACCATTATGTACTGCCCAAGGAGCTGCAATTCCATTAGCACCAATATACATGAACTTCAGAATAGATAGTAGCTTGATAACAACTATTCAATCGTTGTCTGGTGCTGGCTACCCTGGAATACCTTCGCTAGATGTTGTAGATAATGTATTACCTTTAGGTGACAACTACGATAATAAGACGGTTAAGGAGATTAGTAGGATTTTAAGTGAGACGAAAAGGATGGTGAATGACGATAATGATCTGTCATTAGGTGCAACAACTCATAGAATAGCAACAATTCATGGCCACTATGAGGTAATTTACGTCACTTTTAAAGAAGATGTTAGTGTAGAAAACATCATAGAGACCCTAGATTCGTTCAGAGGAGAACCGCAGAAATTAAAATTACCAACTGCCCCAGATAAACCAATCCTTTTAACTAATCAAGATGCGAGACCTCAAGTATATTTCGATAGGTGGGCAGGGGATCCACCTGGAATGAGTGTGGTAGTGGGAAGATTAAGCCAAATAAATAGGAGAACTATTAGGTTAGTATCAGTAATTCACAACACTGTAAGGGGGGCTGCTGGAGGAGGGATATTAGCAGCTGAACTCTTGGTCGAGAAAGGATATATTGATAAAAGGTAA